The following are encoded in a window of Candidatus Moraniibacteriota bacterium genomic DNA:
- a CDS encoding DUF1428 domain-containing protein — MEKYVDGFVLVVSKDKSEEYKKMAEGGRDMWMKFGALSYYECRGEDLISQEEGDEKARAFTEMTGAKSDEMVWFSFIVFKSKKHRDEVNAKVMEEMSKQMEGNKDIAMPFDMKRMAYGGFQVEIEG; from the coding sequence ATGGAAAAGTATGTAGACGGATTCGTGCTTGTAGTTTCAAAAGATAAATCTGAGGAATACAAGAAAATGGCAGAGGGTGGCCGTGATATGTGGATGAAATTTGGCGCTCTTTCATATTATGAATGTCGGGGGGAAGATCTTATTTCACAGGAAGAGGGAGATGAAAAAGCTCGCGCATTTACTGAGATGACTGGAGCAAAAAGTGATGAGATGGTTTGGTTTTCATTTATAGTTTTTAAATCTAAAAAACATCGAGACGAAGTTAACGCTAAGGTGATGGAGGAAATGAGTAAACAGATGGAAGGAAATAAAGATATAGCAATGCCTTTTGATATGAAACGAATGGCTTATGGGGGCTTTCAAGTAGAAATAGAAGGTTAG
- a CDS encoding NUDIX hydrolase, whose product MDIQIKVGIIVINERGDILLIKEKLEKNSISLWNIVKGSYQGGETIMQAAIRECMEEASANVKLLSSLGTYVAEEQGKIRAQFNFLARANSDIIALALEKDQQSRGEAIEDTCWFTRENVGKIGKEEFASLRAYQLIQDWLSGKEFPIDSIQQVSM is encoded by the coding sequence GTGGACATTCAAATAAAAGTTGGAATTATAGTAATAAACGAGCGGGGGGACATTCTCCTTATTAAAGAAAAGTTGGAAAAGAACTCAATCTCTCTTTGGAATATTGTTAAAGGGTCCTACCAAGGGGGGGAGACCATTATGCAAGCAGCAATAAGAGAATGTATGGAGGAGGCTTCTGCAAACGTGAAGCTCCTATCTTCTTTGGGGACGTATGTTGCTGAAGAGCAAGGTAAGATTAGGGCGCAATTTAATTTCTTGGCTCGAGCTAATTCTGATATCATTGCTCTGGCGTTGGAAAAAGATCAACAGTCGAGAGGTGAGGCGATTGAAGACACTTGTTGGTTCACGAGGGAAAATGTGGGAAAGATTGGAAAAGAAGAGTTCGCTTCATTAAGGGCATACCAACTTATTCAAGACTGGTTGTCTGGAAAAGAGTTCCCTATCGATTCTATTCAGCAGGTTTCCATGTAG
- a CDS encoding DUF305 domain-containing protein codes for MKVSIYIVLGCVVVSLFLGMSIGFYFTPEYQFNKYDKTSMDLGMADHWLDLRYINAMIEHHRGAMLLANQALKYTERKEMKELAGKVLTDEPLAIAELYEWKKQWYGDKKTVRDPVVSNLGTYDEKFDLRFLNALIAHHEAGFIMTSDVKKKSSRTEILNNADVVDVFLSTTLKIFKDWRKEWYSI; via the coding sequence ATGAAAGTTTCAATATATATTGTTCTTGGTTGTGTAGTTGTCTCTCTTTTTTTGGGTATGAGCATAGGCTTCTATTTTACTCCAGAATATCAGTTCAATAAGTATGATAAAACAAGTATGGATCTAGGTATGGCAGATCATTGGCTTGATTTGAGATATATAAATGCCATGATTGAGCATCATCGGGGTGCGATGCTTTTGGCTAATCAAGCATTAAAATATACAGAGCGAAAAGAAATGAAAGAGTTAGCAGGAAAAGTTCTTACAGATGAACCTCTCGCTATAGCAGAGTTGTATGAATGGAAAAAACAATGGTATGGCGATAAGAAAACGGTCCGCGATCCAGTTGTTTCAAACTTGGGAACGTATGATGAAAAATTTGATTTAAGATTTCTTAATGCACTCATCGCTCATCATGAAGCGGGTTTTATTATGACAAGTGATGTAAAGAAAAAATCAAGCAGAACAGAAATATTAAATAATGCGGATGTTGTTGATGTATTTCTTTCTACGACACTTAAAATTTTCAAGGATTGGAGAAAAGAGTGGTATAGCATTTAA
- a CDS encoding GIY-YIG nuclease family protein: MLLSSKSHIFYFGSTNNLKERIISHNTGKVKSTKPHLPWKIVWYGVFSTEKEVRDFELYLKTGLGKAFAYKRLISVALAKDFLGGRNGITKL, encoded by the coding sequence ATCCTCTTGAGTTCAAAATCTCATATTTTTTATTTTGGCTCAACAAATAATCTCAAAGAAAGAATAATTTCGCACAATACAGGAAAAGTAAAATCAACAAAGCCACATCTACCGTGGAAGATTGTTTGGTATGGAGTATTTTCTACAGAGAAAGAAGTAAGAGATTTTGAACTCTATCTCAAAACGGGTTTAGGTAAGGCCTTTGCGTATAAACGACTTATTTCTGTAGCTTTGGCGAAAGATTTTTTAGGGGGTCGTAATGGTATTACGAAACTTTAG
- a CDS encoding efflux RND transporter permease subunit gives MNNKEEKVNLNENSLSLAGKLTQIFLKNGKISALTLLILALWGGLSFFLMPKQYNPEIVAPAFTIITDFPGFSAQETHKLLTRHIEDSLANLPNLETISSQSFAGGKSIVLVQFIVGSSQEEAILKLSQKLKDTQISRPLGASEPYIEVIDPENVPILDIGLSSTTLSETSLRKIAIEISDELKHTPGISKTEIKGGYVNQLQIELNGSALASKNISLTQVLNTLSQANGSFAISAIESGEKNSIVSISSSIRGIEDLSKIILKTENNTFLRLEDVADISYNPGEITHFVHLSEKDKASVPVVHIALSKGKGENATTVSQNTLTRLEELKENIISKDVNVFVLRDEGHTASEEIFKLSFDLIKSIIIVAVLLFLFLGFRNALITSISIPLVLLVVFGIGLLAGQTINRITLFALILSLGLLVDDAIVVMENIARYFRLYPKENKIKLIVRAVNEVGGALTLSTVTMALAFFPMAFVTGMMGPYMGPIPFFVPVALFASLLLSVTLNPFLALILLPKTENPETKKVTLFSKLLEKIELFYVRTLSHLLQNTKKQKITLGLTLLFLIAVLILPFTSLLPFRMLPKADKEQFYIYLDLPDETTINITQKTTQALEESLLKESEILSVESFIGTSQVIDFNGLFKGSSGRIYENQATLKINLTPPHTRKDTSETIAFRIRNNFNPLKKEYPNATLRIIEDPPGPPVLSTFLLKIKGEDDTIREAIARDLFGKITQIDGIVDQDTSIPERGIYNTYRIQYEKAQLLGINPKDITQALQVAFSGSSIGFYHETDQDIFKKAEQENIIIRFAEEYRNENQDLNLIKLQSKSGEIISLTEVLEKTNEPLEKTILSDDRIKTTFISAEMGDRSIVYAVLDLFPELLHYELPTKNGKVISWSPLQVTYEDQITHKQYQIEIDGEWKLTIQVFRDLGIVMGLVLFLIFFVLATRTQSLLIPILIMTSIPLGLLGILPGFAFLHFFKGTYFNATSMIGVIALSGLSVKNAIIFLEYLEPMKHAGKTLQEALVETGRIRLLPILLTSLTAIFGSFTIVSDPVWEGLAWALIFGLSASTFLTLIIFPLLYFIFQRKYWK, from the coding sequence ATGAACAATAAAGAAGAAAAAGTGAATTTAAATGAAAATTCTCTCAGTTTAGCGGGAAAACTTACCCAAATATTTCTCAAAAATGGAAAGATATCCGCTCTTACGTTACTCATATTAGCACTCTGGGGAGGTCTTTCGTTTTTTCTCATGCCCAAACAATATAATCCGGAAATTGTCGCTCCGGCTTTTACCATTATTACAGATTTTCCTGGGTTCTCAGCACAAGAAACGCATAAACTTCTTACTCGTCATATAGAAGACTCTCTTGCGAATCTTCCAAATTTGGAAACTATTTCTTCTCAATCTTTTGCTGGTGGAAAAAGCATTGTTTTAGTACAATTTATTGTCGGATCTTCCCAAGAAGAGGCTATTCTCAAACTCTCACAGAAATTAAAGGATACACAAATCTCTCGTCCGCTTGGCGCTTCAGAACCTTATATTGAAGTTATTGATCCAGAAAATGTTCCCATCTTAGATATCGGACTTTCTTCTACAACTCTTTCAGAAACATCTCTTCGAAAAATTGCTATAGAAATTTCTGATGAGCTCAAACATACTCCGGGAATATCTAAAACGGAAATTAAGGGTGGTTATGTAAACCAATTACAAATTGAACTTAATGGTTCAGCGCTCGCTTCAAAAAATATCTCACTCACTCAAGTACTCAACACACTCAGTCAAGCGAATGGGTCATTTGCTATCAGTGCTATTGAGTCTGGAGAAAAGAATTCTATTGTTAGTATTTCTAGTTCTATTAGAGGGATAGAAGATCTTTCTAAAATTATCTTAAAAACAGAAAATAATACCTTTCTCCGTCTCGAAGATGTTGCTGATATCTCCTACAATCCTGGAGAAATAACTCATTTTGTACATCTTTCAGAGAAAGATAAAGCAAGTGTTCCAGTGGTGCACATAGCTCTTTCAAAAGGTAAGGGTGAAAATGCCACAACCGTTTCTCAAAATACTCTCACGCGATTAGAAGAACTCAAAGAAAACATAATTTCTAAAGATGTTAATGTTTTTGTATTACGTGACGAAGGTCATACTGCAAGTGAAGAAATTTTCAAACTTAGTTTTGATCTTATTAAGTCAATTATTATTGTTGCTGTTCTTCTTTTTCTTTTCTTAGGATTTCGCAATGCACTCATAACCTCCATTTCTATACCCTTAGTACTTTTGGTTGTTTTTGGAATTGGTCTTCTCGCTGGACAAACTATAAATCGAATAACTCTTTTCGCTCTTATCCTTTCCTTAGGACTCCTTGTTGATGATGCTATTGTCGTCATGGAAAATATTGCTCGCTATTTCCGTTTATACCCAAAGGAAAATAAAATTAAACTTATCGTGCGGGCTGTAAACGAAGTTGGGGGTGCTCTTACACTTTCTACTGTAACAATGGCACTTGCTTTTTTTCCAATGGCTTTTGTAACCGGAATGATGGGGCCTTACATGGGACCCATACCTTTCTTTGTTCCTGTCGCACTCTTTGCCTCACTACTACTTTCAGTCACACTTAATCCATTCTTAGCATTAATACTTCTTCCAAAAACAGAAAATCCTGAAACAAAAAAAGTAACCCTATTTTCAAAGCTATTAGAAAAAATTGAATTATTTTATGTAAGGACACTTTCTCATCTCTTACAAAATACAAAAAAACAAAAAATTACTCTCGGCCTCACATTACTATTTCTTATTGCCGTTCTCATCCTTCCCTTTACATCATTACTCCCTTTTCGAATGCTTCCTAAAGCCGACAAAGAACAGTTTTATATTTATCTCGATCTTCCGGATGAAACAACTATCAATATTACCCAAAAAACAACACAAGCTCTTGAGGAATCCCTTTTAAAAGAATCAGAAATTCTCTCTGTAGAAAGCTTTATTGGAACATCTCAAGTTATTGATTTTAATGGTCTCTTTAAAGGAAGTTCTGGACGAATTTATGAAAATCAAGCAACGCTCAAAATAAATCTTACCCCTCCCCATACAAGAAAAGATACATCTGAAACAATTGCCTTTCGTATTCGAAATAATTTTAATCCTTTAAAAAAGGAATATCCAAATGCCACACTTCGTATCATCGAGGATCCTCCGGGACCACCAGTTCTTTCTACTTTCCTTTTAAAAATAAAAGGTGAAGATGATACCATTCGAGAAGCTATCGCAAGGGATCTATTTGGAAAAATTACCCAAATTGATGGCATTGTGGATCAAGACACTTCCATTCCTGAACGGGGTATTTATAACACGTATCGCATCCAGTATGAAAAAGCACAATTACTTGGCATTAATCCAAAAGATATAACACAAGCCCTTCAAGTAGCATTTTCTGGTTCTTCTATAGGGTTTTATCATGAAACGGATCAAGATATTTTCAAAAAAGCAGAACAAGAAAATATCATAATTAGATTTGCCGAAGAATATAGAAATGAGAATCAAGATCTTAACCTTATAAAACTTCAAAGTAAATCTGGGGAAATCATTTCTCTCACCGAAGTTCTAGAAAAAACAAATGAACCCCTGGAAAAAACTATTCTTTCTGATGATCGTATAAAAACCACTTTTATTTCTGCTGAAATGGGAGATCGAAGCATTGTTTATGCAGTTCTTGACCTCTTTCCAGAACTTCTTCACTATGAACTTCCCACTAAAAATGGAAAGGTTATTTCATGGTCACCACTTCAAGTAACATATGAAGATCAAATTACCCATAAACAGTATCAAATTGAAATAGATGGGGAATGGAAGTTAACCATACAAGTCTTTCGTGATCTTGGTATTGTTATGGGTCTCGTCTTATTTCTTATTTTCTTTGTCCTAGCAACACGAACACAATCGCTCCTTATACCCATTCTTATTATGACAAGTATACCTCTCGGACTTCTTGGAATACTTCCGGGATTTGCTTTTCTTCATTTCTTTAAAGGAACGTATTTCAACGCCACTTCTATGATCGGTGTTATTGCACTGTCAGGTCTTTCAGTAAAAAATGCCATCATATTCCTTGAATATCTTGAACCTATGAAGCATGCTGGAAAAACCTTACAAGAAGCCCTTGTAGAAACTGGGCGTATTCGTTTACTTCCCATTTTACTCACCTCTCTCACGGCAATATTCGGATCTTTTACCATTGTAAGTGATCCTGTTTGGGAAGGTTTGGCTTGGGCACTTATTTTTGGACTCTCTGCATCAACATTTCTCACTCTTATCATTTTTCCTCTTCTCTATTTTATCTTTCAAAGAAAATATTGGAAATAA
- a CDS encoding efflux RND transporter periplasmic adaptor subunit translates to MKKYFLIILFLTFLFIIGVYFSSQKDVLGAIPLDPQPVRTSTVISNSFQPTEKFSGTLQGAQQVDIVPKINGYVLSLKKEPGDDVIAGEVLAILEGDEFTTENKNASNFLNTTKTSFEETKRYFNQKVDEAEANLKKVKNDRDKGNATSKDVLVAEELINSAEKLRDSEIARAEVSVISAQGNSNLAEVMSENLFIKAPFSGVIMEKLVSVGSFTSPNTPLYTITSPSHIEISVSVPARIVNQLSKGSSVSIVPENSKDHFQGIVSSVSPTIRKNTGESLVRIQIKENINSSSFLIGQYAEVYFPLEPKRDAILIPESAIIHQYDDMFVFISEDGKSKKRSVILGANMGDKREIISGLYPGDLLIIEGMHALSENMSIKEGL, encoded by the coding sequence ATGAAAAAATATTTTTTGATAATTCTTTTTTTAACTTTTCTTTTTATTATTGGAGTATATTTTTCTTCACAAAAAGATGTTTTGGGAGCTATTCCTTTAGATCCCCAACCAGTACGAACAAGTACGGTGATTTCAAATTCTTTTCAACCAACAGAAAAATTTTCTGGAACTCTACAAGGCGCTCAACAAGTAGATATTGTTCCAAAAATAAATGGCTATGTACTTTCACTCAAAAAAGAACCTGGTGATGATGTAATCGCCGGAGAAGTTCTTGCTATTTTGGAAGGAGATGAATTTACTACTGAAAATAAAAATGCTTCAAATTTTCTTAATACCACCAAAACATCTTTCGAAGAAACGAAAAGATATTTTAACCAAAAAGTGGATGAAGCTGAAGCAAATCTCAAGAAAGTAAAAAATGATCGGGATAAGGGAAATGCAACGAGTAAGGATGTTCTTGTAGCAGAAGAATTGATAAATAGTGCCGAAAAACTTCGTGATTCTGAAATAGCTAGAGCTGAAGTTAGTGTTATTTCTGCACAAGGAAATTCTAATCTTGCAGAAGTTATGTCTGAAAATCTTTTTATTAAAGCTCCTTTTTCTGGAGTTATTATGGAAAAATTAGTATCTGTTGGATCGTTCACTTCTCCAAACACACCCCTTTATACAATAACCTCCCCCTCCCATATCGAGATAAGCGTTTCTGTTCCAGCTCGTATTGTAAACCAACTTTCAAAAGGATCTTCCGTTTCTATAGTTCCAGAAAATTCAAAAGACCATTTTCAAGGAATAGTTTCTTCTGTCTCCCCCACTATTCGAAAAAATACAGGAGAATCCCTTGTTCGTATTCAAATCAAAGAAAATATAAATTCTTCTTCTTTCCTCATTGGTCAATACGCTGAAGTATATTTCCCTCTCGAGCCAAAACGGGATGCTATTCTTATTCCCGAATCCGCAATAATTCATCAATATGATGATATGTTCGTTTTTATCTCTGAAGATGGGAAATCAAAAAAAAGATCTGTTATTTTAGGAGCGAATATGGGAGATAAAAGAGAAATTATTTCAGGTCTTTATCCTGGCGATCTTTTAATAATTGAAGGTATGCATGCTCTGTCTGAAAATATGAGTATCAAAGAAGGTCTATGA
- a CDS encoding DUF1189 family protein, with protein sequence MHFFTSLKKSFYNKEFYKEVPHQSFLKSLAFFSKSIALLSVLVSLILISVFSYFLFNGTVDRFMEESQKIYPDELVLFINKGEVSLNQNEPYEIPFSNPLPQGEQKNPLKNIAVIDTKNTPTIELFREYQTLMIVGKNSIAIYDDGLTFETVEIPSEIQITIDRFLVEELFEKVTHFLKKIGFLIFLVATPLLLFFFLFFGTLFYLLFATLFIWLVVKIKNLPYTYIQSYKIGMYLITLPEVLFLFNGKFGLYIPFLRTIALIALAVINLENKDFSFLPEKTNENEENLKNETGVQPEKA encoded by the coding sequence ATGCATTTTTTTACATCTCTCAAAAAAAGTTTTTATAATAAAGAATTTTATAAAGAAGTTCCTCACCAGTCTTTTCTTAAAAGTTTAGCTTTTTTTTCAAAATCTATAGCACTTCTTTCTGTGTTAGTTTCTCTCATACTTATATCAGTTTTTTCATATTTTCTTTTCAATGGAACCGTTGACCGATTTATGGAAGAATCTCAAAAAATTTACCCCGATGAACTAGTTTTATTCATAAACAAAGGAGAAGTATCTCTCAATCAAAACGAGCCCTATGAAATACCTTTTTCAAATCCACTTCCTCAAGGGGAACAAAAAAATCCTCTGAAAAATATAGCAGTAATCGACACCAAAAATACCCCTACGATAGAATTATTTCGGGAGTACCAGACACTCATGATTGTTGGAAAAAATTCCATTGCTATCTACGATGACGGTCTTACATTCGAAACTGTCGAAATACCTTCTGAAATACAAATAACTATAGACCGTTTCTTGGTAGAGGAGCTCTTCGAAAAAGTTACTCATTTTTTAAAGAAAATAGGATTTCTCATCTTTCTAGTAGCTACCCCTCTTTTACTATTTTTCTTTTTATTTTTTGGAACTCTTTTCTATTTGCTTTTTGCTACGCTCTTCATCTGGCTCGTGGTGAAAATAAAAAACCTTCCCTATACCTATATCCAATCATACAAAATAGGAATGTATTTAATCACACTTCCCGAAGTACTTTTTCTTTTCAATGGAAAATTTGGTTTGTATATACCATTTTTAAGAACAATCGCACTCATCGCCCTTGCGGTAATAAATCTTGAAAATAAAGATTTTTCCTTTCTCCCTGAAAAAACTAACGAGAACGAAGAAAATCTAAAAAATGAAACAGGTGTCCAACCAGAAAAAGCGTAA
- a CDS encoding metal-sensitive transcriptional regulator yields the protein MTIEKEKLIRRLKIIEGQIRGLQDMIQKGTYCIDVITQTSAVKQGLTAVEDKLMEGHLESCVIRQMQNGEEAKAKAEILKVYQLKRK from the coding sequence ATGACTATAGAGAAAGAAAAACTTATTCGTCGACTTAAGATTATTGAAGGACAAATTAGGGGTCTACAAGATATGATCCAAAAAGGAACGTATTGTATTGATGTTATAACGCAAACTTCCGCTGTAAAACAGGGTCTTACAGCTGTTGAGGATAAATTAATGGAAGGTCATCTTGAAAGTTGTGTAATAAGACAAATGCAAAATGGAGAAGAGGCCAAAGCTAAGGCGGAAATTTTAAAAGTGTATCAATTAAAAAGAAAATAG
- the cadA gene encoding cadmium-translocating P-type ATPase, producing the protein MTQKNIQVKGMHCASCSAIISKKIKKLSGVEGIEINFVTEKAKIIFDPKKISIDEMNEEIEKIGYRFEEYEENQQYDKEKNKKTSKNEGLKNLLEMQEKVQFVFPITILVFVFMIWDIGAKLFSFIPNIPFSMELFNSMGMIVSTIVLFWIGQPFIQGVIRFVRYRVANMDTLVGIGTMTAYIYSMIITLFPQAKIFFKLPEYTYFDVTIVVIGFVIFGKYLELRSKRHTGEAIEKLLDLQAKTALLWKNGKEIEVPIEEVQIGDVVVVKPGMKIPVDGKIIEGQSTIDESMITGESVFVDRKIGDFIFGATLNKQGAFKCIATKVGRETLLAQIIKITQDAQGSRAPIQDLADKISRVFVPIVLIISLSTLFIWLLFGSTVLGFSSALSYGILSFVGVLVIACPCALGLATPTAIIVGIGKGAERGILIKNSEALENLSKINTIVFDKTGTITKGKLEVTDIIILDSQWKEETILQCVASVENSSEHPLAQAIVRKAKERKIDLKKVENFRALEGIGVKAHIQDARVYVRRPDENDKNNVEITSLQKKGKTVIVVEVNDKKIGLLALADTLKHEAKTVIAQLQKRGIEVVMLTGDSYLTANSIAKQVNIKTVIAGVLPTEKVDKIKELQLQGKRVVMVGDGINDAPALVQSEVGIAMATGSDIAIESADITLLHGDIQKLSQAIQLSQMTMRTVKQNLFWAFMYNIIGIPLAAGLLYPLWGIILNPIFAGLAMAGSSVSVVTNSLRLKTMKLK; encoded by the coding sequence ATGACACAAAAGAACATACAAGTAAAAGGAATGCACTGCGCAAGTTGCTCTGCTATTATTTCAAAAAAAATAAAGAAACTTTCTGGTGTAGAAGGGATAGAAATTAATTTTGTTACGGAAAAAGCAAAGATTATATTTGATCCTAAAAAAATCTCAATTGATGAAATGAATGAAGAAATTGAAAAAATAGGATATCGTTTTGAAGAATACGAAGAGAATCAACAATATGATAAAGAAAAGAATAAAAAAACATCAAAAAATGAGGGATTAAAGAATCTTTTAGAGATGCAAGAAAAAGTCCAATTCGTTTTTCCTATTACGATTCTGGTATTTGTTTTTATGATTTGGGATATTGGGGCAAAATTATTTTCTTTTATTCCCAATATTCCCTTTTCAATGGAACTGTTTAATAGTATGGGGATGATTGTCTCCACTATTGTTTTATTTTGGATAGGACAACCTTTTATACAAGGAGTTATAAGATTTGTTCGTTATCGAGTTGCGAATATGGATACTCTGGTAGGTATAGGAACAATGACTGCCTATATATACAGTATGATCATAACTCTATTTCCTCAGGCTAAAATTTTTTTCAAGCTTCCTGAATATACCTATTTTGATGTAACCATAGTTGTTATTGGCTTTGTTATTTTCGGTAAGTATCTTGAACTTCGATCGAAACGTCATACAGGGGAAGCGATAGAGAAATTACTTGATTTACAGGCAAAAACCGCATTGCTTTGGAAGAATGGTAAAGAAATAGAAGTTCCTATTGAAGAGGTTCAAATCGGTGATGTGGTGGTGGTGAAACCCGGGATGAAAATTCCTGTTGATGGAAAAATTATTGAGGGACAATCAACTATTGATGAATCAATGATAACAGGTGAGTCTGTTTTTGTAGATAGAAAAATTGGAGATTTTATTTTTGGAGCTACGCTAAATAAACAAGGAGCTTTTAAGTGTATTGCAACAAAGGTTGGGAGGGAAACGCTTTTAGCTCAGATTATTAAAATAACCCAAGATGCTCAGGGATCAAGAGCACCGATTCAGGATCTTGCAGATAAAATTTCTCGTGTTTTTGTTCCTATAGTTTTGATTATTTCTTTGAGTACTTTATTTATTTGGTTGTTATTTGGTTCTACGGTACTTGGTTTTTCTAGTGCTTTGTCTTATGGAATTTTATCCTTTGTAGGTGTTCTTGTTATTGCTTGCCCTTGCGCATTAGGACTCGCTACCCCTACGGCAATTATTGTGGGTATAGGAAAGGGTGCAGAACGAGGTATTCTTATAAAAAATTCAGAAGCTTTGGAAAATTTGAGCAAAATAAATACGATAGTTTTTGATAAAACGGGAACCATCACAAAAGGAAAATTAGAAGTAACGGATATTATTATTCTTGATTCTCAATGGAAAGAAGAAACAATTTTACAGTGCGTTGCAAGCGTAGAAAATTCGTCAGAGCATCCTCTTGCGCAAGCCATTGTTCGAAAAGCAAAAGAAAGAAAAATTGATCTAAAAAAAGTAGAGAATTTTAGAGCTCTTGAAGGAATTGGTGTTAAAGCTCATATACAAGATGCGAGGGTTTATGTTCGAAGACCAGATGAAAATGATAAAAATAATGTAGAAATAACATCACTTCAGAAAAAGGGAAAAACGGTAATAGTTGTTGAAGTTAATGATAAGAAGATAGGACTTCTTGCCTTGGCGGATACTTTGAAACACGAAGCAAAGACGGTTATTGCCCAGTTACAAAAGAGAGGTATTGAAGTTGTTATGCTTACAGGAGATAGCTATCTTACAGCCAATTCAATAGCAAAACAGGTGAATATTAAAACAGTTATCGCAGGGGTTTTACCAACGGAAAAAGTGGATAAAATTAAAGAATTACAACTACAGGGAAAGCGAGTGGTTATGGTTGGAGATGGTATTAATGATGCTCCAGCATTAGTTCAATCAGAAGTGGGTATTGCGATGGCAACAGGAAGTGATATTGCTATTGAATCGGCGGATATCACCTTACTTCACGGAGATATACAGAAACTTTCACAAGCTATTCAATTATCTCAAATGACGATGCGAACAGTAAAACAGAATCTTTTCTGGGCTTTTATGTACAATATTATTGGCATACCTCTTGCAGCGGGACTTCTTTACCCTTTATGGGGAATTATCCTTAATCCGATATTTGCAGGATTAGCTATGGCTGGAAGTAGTGTTTCTGTTGTTACTAATTCTCTTCGATTGAAGACGATGAAATTAAAATGA
- a CDS encoding DUF2892 domain-containing protein, with protein sequence MSQKKIYHLDTSKWEIERLVFLLAGIFIVIFSLLGFFVHPHYHYGALFVGGMLIFFSLTGYCPLAILLAKKINKF encoded by the coding sequence ATGTCTCAGAAAAAAATCTACCACCTTGATACATCAAAATGGGAAATTGAACGTTTAGTCTTTCTTCTCGCAGGAATATTTATTGTTATATTTTCCCTTTTAGGATTTTTTGTACATCCCCATTATCATTATGGAGCTTTGTTTGTAGGTGGTATGCTTATATTTTTCTCTCTCACTGGCTATTGTCCCCTAGCAATACTTCTTGCTAAAAAAATAAATAAGTTTTAA
- a CDS encoding metal-sensing transcriptional repressor → MNQKEKISIALKKAKTSLEKILILIEAEDPDCFSVIQQNLSVIGLLRSVNLLMLESHMERSSKKLPSSQTKQFKIFQKELLKIIQTAQNK, encoded by the coding sequence ATGAATCAAAAAGAAAAAATATCAATCGCTCTTAAAAAAGCGAAAACCAGTCTTGAGAAAATTCTTATTCTTATTGAAGCTGAAGATCCTGATTGTTTCTCTGTTATTCAGCAAAATCTTTCCGTCATAGGACTTCTTAGGTCTGTAAATCTCTTAATGTTAGAAAGTCATATGGAACGTTCCTCAAAAAAATTACCCAGCTCCCAAACAAAACAATTTAAAATTTTTCAAAAAGAACTCCTTAAAATTATCCAAACTGCACAGAATAAATAA